GTTATTAATTTTTCGAATTATTGACTAAATTATACCCCATTAGGTATAATTGTCAAGGTTTATATTCAGATGAGAGAGGAGCCTAATGGACAGAAAAAAGCTAGGAAGAAAGATAAAATTAGCCCGCGTAGAACTTGACCTCAACCAGACTGAATTTGCGGAGAAAATAGGCGCAAAACAAAAAAGTATTTCGCGATACGAGAACGGACTCTCGGCTCCATCTTTGGAAACACTGGTTAGGATAGCTAAGGCCTCCAAGAAACCAGTTGGATATTTTCTTGAAGAGGGATAGATTTCTAATATATGTTTAATGAAAAACTACTAACGATAGTAAAGGAAAAAACCGCTGATTTCGGAAAGATAAATCTTTCCATCGGCGGTTATAC
Above is a window of Patescibacteria group bacterium DNA encoding:
- a CDS encoding helix-turn-helix transcriptional regulator, which gives rise to MDRKKLGRKIKLARVELDLNQTEFAEKIGAKQKSISRYENGLSAPSLETLVRIAKASKKPVGYFLEEG